The following are encoded in a window of Sinomonas cyclohexanicum genomic DNA:
- a CDS encoding TetR/AcrR family transcriptional regulator — MSTRERVLEAAVGLLGTQGLRALTHARVDEAAGVPRGSASNYFRTRAALLGGVVEWIVEQEMGGQDAPGALPDTVEGFAGLLAGIVEQLTGPFRVRTTARYVLFLEGAHDDDVQRPLLAGRARFRALAEAGMAGLGAADPAVAATAVMAVCEGMIMHRIAVDPEAPVFAAIDGVVRAFSRAG; from the coding sequence GTGTCGACGCGGGAGAGGGTGCTCGAGGCGGCGGTCGGGCTGCTCGGGACGCAGGGCCTCCGGGCGCTCACGCATGCCCGCGTGGACGAGGCCGCCGGGGTGCCCAGGGGATCGGCGTCGAACTACTTCCGCACGCGCGCGGCCCTCCTGGGCGGCGTCGTGGAGTGGATCGTCGAGCAGGAGATGGGCGGCCAGGACGCGCCCGGCGCGCTGCCGGACACCGTGGAGGGGTTCGCGGGGCTCCTCGCCGGCATAGTGGAGCAGCTGACGGGGCCGTTCCGCGTGCGCACCACCGCGCGGTACGTGCTGTTCCTCGAGGGGGCGCACGACGACGACGTGCAGCGCCCGCTGCTGGCCGGCCGGGCGCGGTTCCGGGCCCTCGCGGAGGCTGGAATGGCGGGGCTCGGGGCGGCCGACCCGGCCGTCGCCGCGACCGCCGTCATGGCCGTGTGCGAGGGGATGATCATGCACCGGATCGCGGTGGACCCGGAGGCGCCGGTGTTCGCGGCGATTGACGGGGTGGTGCGGGCGTTCAGCCGTGCCGGCTGA
- a CDS encoding DUF3467 domain-containing protein, translating into MTEPDLPKVFQIDLPPENVEGRFADFANLWHTPNVFVLDFVALTQPAQPGEGPDGDPAELIPGRVVSRIRIPPEQVFELAAALTRQLGIWEQETGRKGPAKPLFDSEGRQIRIDDEGVDGPA; encoded by the coding sequence ATGACCGAGCCCGACCTCCCCAAGGTCTTCCAGATCGATCTGCCGCCGGAGAACGTCGAGGGCCGCTTCGCTGACTTCGCGAACCTGTGGCACACGCCCAACGTCTTCGTGCTGGACTTCGTGGCCCTGACCCAGCCGGCGCAGCCCGGCGAGGGCCCGGACGGCGACCCCGCCGAGCTCATCCCCGGCCGTGTGGTGAGCCGCATCCGCATCCCCCCGGAGCAGGTGTTCGAGCTCGCCGCGGCCCTGACCCGCCAGCTGGGCATCTGGGAGCAGGAGACGGGCCGCAAGGGCCCCGCCAAGCCGCTCTTCGACTCCGAGGGCCGGCAGATCCGCATCGACGACGAGGGCGTGGACGGCCCCGCGTGA
- a CDS encoding FAD-dependent monooxygenase has product MKGTAVIVGGGIAGLAAARSLLDGGWDVEVRERHSTLSTTGTLLSLWPVAYASLQRLGAADRLETIELASGELVAPDGRVLASLRLPPGSRGVGRMNLLETLLAALPDGTVRWGSPVGPADLADLTDRADVVVAADGVHSAVRSASFPGARLRDAKVVAFRGVAPIASRDGSETWGRGLIFGRAPFPGGGSNWYAGVRTELAGTRDDDPLDVLRALYRDWHPKVHEVLDSLIPEAIDRRRIEDMAPLKSYVAGNVVLVGDAAHAMAPHLGRGGCESLVDGLALAEALRAASSVEEGLRRYDAARRRPSQRAVAGSRLMNRLTNQQRHPWLRDTLVAAAGRVVRGFAARRGEYGRPSQRVGGTRP; this is encoded by the coding sequence ATGAAGGGCACAGCAGTCATCGTCGGCGGCGGCATCGCGGGCCTCGCCGCGGCCCGCTCGCTCCTGGACGGCGGGTGGGACGTCGAGGTCCGCGAACGCCACAGCACTCTCTCCACGACCGGCACGCTGCTGAGCCTCTGGCCCGTCGCCTACGCATCGCTGCAGCGCCTCGGCGCCGCAGACCGGCTCGAGACGATCGAGCTGGCCTCCGGCGAGCTCGTCGCCCCCGACGGCCGCGTCCTCGCCTCCCTCCGCCTCCCTCCAGGCTCCCGCGGCGTGGGCCGCATGAACCTCCTCGAGACCCTCCTGGCCGCCCTGCCGGACGGCACCGTACGCTGGGGCTCCCCCGTCGGCCCGGCTGACCTCGCCGATCTGACGGACCGCGCGGACGTGGTCGTGGCGGCCGACGGCGTCCACTCGGCAGTGCGCTCGGCCTCCTTCCCGGGCGCCCGCCTCAGGGACGCCAAGGTGGTCGCGTTCCGCGGCGTCGCGCCGATCGCGAGCAGGGACGGCTCCGAGACGTGGGGGCGTGGCCTCATTTTCGGCCGCGCCCCGTTCCCCGGCGGCGGCTCCAACTGGTACGCCGGGGTCCGCACCGAGCTCGCCGGCACCCGCGACGACGATCCCCTCGACGTGCTCCGCGCGCTCTACCGCGACTGGCACCCCAAGGTCCACGAGGTCCTCGACTCGCTCATACCCGAGGCGATCGACCGCCGTCGCATCGAGGACATGGCGCCGCTGAAGAGCTACGTGGCCGGGAACGTGGTCCTCGTGGGCGACGCCGCGCACGCCATGGCCCCGCACCTGGGCCGCGGCGGCTGCGAGTCCCTGGTGGACGGGCTCGCCCTCGCCGAAGCCCTCCGGGCCGCGTCCAGCGTCGAGGAGGGCCTGCGGCGCTACGACGCCGCACGCCGTCGCCCGTCGCAGCGCGCCGTGGCGGGCTCGCGGCTCATGAACCGACTCACCAACCAGCAGCGGCACCCGTGGCTGCGCGACACGCTAGTAGCAGCCGCCGGCAGGGTTGTCCGAGGCTTCGCAGCGCGGCGGGGCGAGTACGGGCGTCCTTCGCAGAGGGTTGGCGGCACCCGGCCCTGA
- a CDS encoding SGNH/GDSL hydrolase family protein: MRRLPLLGLALALALTSCSALGTHDAVGSPRAAAASPGVTIVSVLGDSHSGWPDSWFRLSVGNASIPGAAGVLASEPGRSSIALQAWVAEATARGGVVLVQAGTNDLLLDHSTPAKAAQGVEALVNAVASRGARAVLVSVPPSATLGPATNQLDALLKDWAAEHNVAWLDVTSAVARPDGTWRPGLSDDGVHANGTGGALMASAARQQLPELLRTGRR, encoded by the coding sequence GTGAGGCGCCTGCCGCTGCTCGGGCTGGCCCTGGCCCTCGCCCTCACCTCGTGCTCGGCGCTCGGCACGCACGACGCCGTGGGGTCGCCCCGCGCCGCTGCGGCATCACCAGGCGTGACGATCGTGAGCGTGCTCGGCGACTCCCACTCGGGCTGGCCCGACTCGTGGTTCCGCCTCTCGGTGGGCAACGCGAGCATTCCCGGCGCGGCAGGGGTGCTTGCATCCGAGCCGGGCAGGTCGTCCATCGCCCTGCAGGCCTGGGTAGCGGAGGCGACAGCGCGAGGCGGCGTGGTCCTCGTCCAGGCGGGAACTAACGACCTCCTCCTGGACCACTCGACGCCCGCGAAGGCAGCACAGGGCGTCGAGGCCCTGGTCAATGCCGTCGCCTCGCGGGGTGCGAGGGCAGTCCTCGTCTCCGTGCCGCCGTCCGCCACGCTCGGACCCGCAACGAACCAGCTCGACGCGCTCCTGAAGGACTGGGCAGCCGAACACAACGTGGCGTGGCTCGACGTGACGAGCGCAGTGGCGCGGCCCGATGGCACGTGGCGCCCCGGCCTCAGCGACGACGGCGTCCATGCCAACGGAACCGGCGGCGCGCTCATGGCGAGTGCGGCACGTCAGCAGCTTCCTGAACTCCTCAGGACGGGCCGCCGCTGA